CCACACCTCGGCTCGGGGTGGCGTCTTGATCTGCGCCACCATGTGCATCACCTGCTCGTTGGCGCCACCGTGGAGGGGACCCTTGAGCGCCCCGATGGCCGAGGTGATCGCCGAGTGGAGGTCGGAGAGGGTCGCGGCGGTGACCCGAGCGGCGAAAGTGGACGCGTTGAACTCGTGGTCAGCGTGGAGGATCAGGGCGACGTCGAGCGTCTTGCTGGCGAGGTCGCTCGGCTTCTTGCCGAACATCATGTAGAGGCAGTTGGCCGCCAGGTTGAGCCTCGGATCGGGGGCCACGAGCGGCTTGCCGCGCCGGATGCGGTCCCAGGCCGCGACCACCGTTGGCATCTGCGCGGTGAGCCGGACGGCCTTGCGGAGGGTCGCCTCGCGCGAGTTGTCCCCAGCGTCGGGGTCGAACGCCGCGAGCGCCGAGACCCCGGTCCGGAGCACCTCCATGGGGGTGGTCGTCCTGGGGAGCGCCTTCAGCATGGCGATCAGCCGGGGCGGGAGCCTCCGCGCCCGCGTCAGAGCCCGACGGTGGGCGTCAAGCTCTTTCCGGGACGGAAGCGCGCCATGCCAGAGGAGGTAGACGACCTCCTCAAAGGTGGATTGGGCGACGAGATCGTCGATGTCGAAGCCGCGGTACAGCAGTCGGCCCTGGTGGCCGTCGATGAAGCAGATCTCAGAGGTGGAAACGACAACGTCTTCGAGGCCGGCCTTGGTTACAGTCGTCATGGCTCCTCCCCCCGTGACGCCTTTTTGTACCACACCCCGCTCGCCCTCTTCAAGGCGCGCCCCGATCCCTCGGCCGACTGCCCGGCTCCTACCTCCCGAGGTATGCCTGCTTGATCAGGCCGTTGGCGAGGAGCGCGTCGCGCGAGCCCTGAAGGACGATACGCCGGTTCTCGAGCACGTAGCCCTCCTCCTGTTTCCTCATCGGCCCCGGAGCTCCTTCTTGAGGATCTTTCCCGTGGGGCTCTTGGGAAGCGCGGGGATGAACTCCACGGCGTCGGGGACCTTGTAGGAGGCAATCTTGTCCCGGCAGAAGGCGCGCACCGTATCCGCGTCCGCGCGCATCCCTTCCCTCAGGACGACAAACGTCCTGACGGCTTCTCCCCGGACCGGGTCCGGCATCCCCACCACCGCCGCCTCCCTCACCGCCGGATGACGGAACAGAATCTCCTCCACCTCGCGCGGGAACACCTTGAAGCCCGCCACGTTGATCATGTCCTTGACGCGGTCGACGACGTAGTAGTAGCCATCCGGATCCCGGTAGCCGATGTCGCCCGAGTGGAGCCAGCCGTTCCGCACCGCCTGCGCCGTCGCCTCCGGGTTCCGGAAGTACCCCTTCATGACGTTGGGCCCCTTGATGACGATCTCGCCCAGTTCGCCGTCCGGCAGTTCGTTCCCGTTCTCGTCGACCACCTTCATCTCCACGTTCTCGATGGGCGTCCCGATCGAGCCCGGCTTGTGCCGGGTCTCGTGGTTGTAGGACGCAAACGGCGAGCACTCGGTGAGGCCGTAGCCCTGGTGGATCCAGTGGCCGGTGGTCTCGTGCCAGCGCTGCTCCACGTCCTCCGGGAGCATCGCGGCGGCGGAGAAGCAGAGGCGGAGCGGGGCGAGGTCGTACTTTGCCAGGCCCGCGTTGAGCAGGAGGATGTACATGGTGGGGACCGCGTAGAGGAGGCTGATCCGCTCCCGCCCGATGGCGGCCAGGAACTCCTCCGCGACGAAGCGTTCCTGGACGACCAGGGTGCCGCCTGCGGTGGCCAGCGCGTTCATGACGAAGTTCTGGCCGAAGCAGTGGAACAGCGGGAGCGCGCACAGGCCCCGGTCCTCCGGCGTCATCCTGAGGTGGTGGACGGTGGCGTAGGCGTTCGAGATGACGTTGGCGTGAGTCAGCATGACGCCCTTCGGGCGGCCGGTCGTCGCCGACGTGTAGAGGATCGCCGCGGTCTCGTCGCGGTCGAGGTCCAGGGCGCGGAAGGCCGGGTCACCCCTGAGTCCCGCGAAATCCACGGCGTCTCCGACCGGCGAGCCGACCCGGATCAGGTGGCGGACGGACGGGACGCTCGCTCTCGGGGGGAGGTTCCCGGCCACCGGGTCGGCCGTCACCACCCCCGCGACCTCGCCGTCCTGGCACAGGTAGGCAAGCTCGTCGGCCTTGTAGGTCACGTTGAGCGAGAGGGGGACGAGGCCGGTCTTCTGGGCCGCGTAGTAGGTCAGGACGAACTCGGGCCAGTTGGGCAGGTGAAGCCCGAGCCTCTCGCCGGGCTTGAGTCCAAGCCCCCGGAGCCCGGAGGCCAGCGCCGAGGCCTCCCGGTCCAGCTCCCGGTAGGTCCAGCGCCGGCCCCTGAAGACGAGCGCCGGGCGGTCCGCGAAGTAGAAGGCCGACCGTTCAAGCATCTGCGCCACGTTCATGACGTAGCCCTCCCGGGGAGCGGCGAGCGCGTGGGAGCGACGAGCGAAGCGACGAAATGATACATCGCGAACGCTTCCAGCGCGAATGCGGGGAACCCGAGGTAGCCGAGCACCGGCATCTCGAAGAGCTTCGCCTCGGCCCAGTAGGGCACCGTGTAGGTCCACCGGATGAGCGCCCAGTAGTTCCAGAACTCCCAGAGGATGCCACAGATCGTCCCGCTGCCGAGGAGGGCGGCCAGGGTCCGATAGTCACCGGTCTGGATCTCCCTGAGCCACGACCGGCTCCCGCGCCAATAGTTGAGGGGCTCCAGGAGGAGCGCGTAGGCGACCCACACCAGCGGAACCAGCCACGCCGAGACCACGAGGAGCGGGAGCAGCGCCGCGACCGCGCCGAGCACGACGGAGAGCCGGAGCGCCCACGCGGGCACCCGGATCGCCCGAAGGCCCACCAGCCGAGCGAAGACCCGCGCCTTGAGCAGCTCGGCGGTAAGGAAGAGGCCGGGAAAGATCGTTGCAAAGGCCCAGTCATAGCCGACGCGACGCAGGAACGGGTTGGGCTCGAGGTTGTGGTAGTGCCACCAGAGCCCCTCGAGCGCCGCCCCGCCCCGCCAGAAGCGCGGCGCGTTGTAGAACTCGAAGAGCCACCAGGAGCTGACCGATGCCAGGACCACGAGGACCAGCTCCAGGCGACGGGTGGTCAGGTAGGAGTCGCCGGTCCAGCGCGCGACGAGGCCGTCCGCGAGGAGGATGTACCCGGTCCAGACGAGGGGCGTGAACCACTCCCCCACGAGCCGGTTTCCCGCGAAGAGAAGGCTCTCCGCGAGAGCAAGGACGACGAGGCCGATCCAGCCGTGGACCGGCACGGCGTGTCCCCTACACGTTCATGAGGCCTCGCACCTCGTCGACGACTGCCTGCCGCCAGTCCTCCAGGTGCTCGGCGCGGAGGGCCCGGCGCACCTCGAGCATTTTCTGCTCGATGACCTCGGTGACCTTCGGCGGGCGCTCGATGAAGCGCGCGATCTCGTTCATGTTCTCGTCGAAGAAGGCAAACACGGGGATGGATCGGTACAGCCCCCGGTTCAGGTACTGGTCCATCAGGTCCGGATTCTGGTCGCGGAGGAAAACGCGCATCTCGACGTCGCGGAGCCCCTCCACCAGCCTGGCGAGGACGGGAAAGTTGTAGAGCGCGTCGCCGCACCAGTCCTCGGTGATCACGACGACGTTGAGCTTCTTCCCCCCGAGCTTCTTCACCGCCTCGCGGTCTTCGGAGCTGATCTTGATCTCCTGCAGGAACTGGAGGAACTTCTCTTTGTTGGTGCCCATCTGATCCAGGTACTGCTGGAACGTCATCCCCTGCCGAAACCGTTCCTTCGTGACCATCGCGTCTCCTCCTCACCGCATGGCTGAAAGGTCCACCGTGAAACGCGCGACGTCCTTGCGCTCCAGGTCTCGCACGAGGAGCGTGACCCGCGCCGTGGGGCGGAGGCCCTCGGTCGGGAACGAGTAGAGGCAGCGCGCGAGGTAGCGTCCGCTCTCCAGGCGCAGGGCCGTCCGCTCGTTCTGGACGAACGCGGGCTTGACCTCCTCGCGGTCTGGGAGCACGAGAACCGGCGCGTACCAGCGGGCGAAGTCAACCCGGTTCCCGTGGAGCTTCACGGAGAAGAGAATCCGCCCCTTGTTCTCGTTGAGCAGCGACTCGACCTCCCGCGGCTTGAGCATCTCGTTCTTGAAGGCCGCGTTCCGGGCGGCCAGGGCGAGACGGTAGAAGGGTGTCATGACCGTGAGGGACTCGCCGTTCGGGTTCACGAGCTGCCACTCGCTGCCCAACTCCTCGGCGACCACGCTCCGCTGGCCCACCCGGATCGCCTCCCGGGTCTCCTCGGGCGTGAGCGAGAACGACGCCGCCGAGAGCGGAGCACTTCCGATGAGACAGGCGAGCGACACGGCGACGGCGACAGACCGACAACGCATGGCCACCACATTGTACCAGCCTCGCGGCCGCGCACTGGACTACCTTCGCTCATGAGTCGGCACCGTGCCCTCGAGCGCCCACCCACGCCTCCGGCGTGGGTACCCGGCCGGCGCAACTAACTCGGGCCTCGCCTCGTGGCTCATTTACTCGGGCCTCGCCTCGTCGCTGGCACCGGCGATGAAACTGCCGGCGCCGAAGCGCCTCGGCTCGAACTGCCATGCCTGTGGCTCGTCGGGAGCCCCTCGGCTCGAACTGCACGGGGGGAAGTTCGGAAGGGGCGGGTACCCGCGCCACACCCGCGCGGTAGCGCGGGGGGTCGGCGTGGGTGCGCCCCCTCCGAGGAAGCTCATGGCTTCTCGGCCGTTTCCCCCACCCTCACGCTGGACAGCGTGACCGGATCGAGGTAGAGCCGGGCGGCACGCAGCACATCGGTCGCGCTGACCCTCTTCACGCGCTCCCTGAAGCGGTCCGGGTAATCCAGGCCCAACCCCAGCTCCTCGACCGTGACGAGCAGGTTTGCAAGCTCCGCCGACGTGTCCATCCGCAGCGGGAGGCTCCCGATCAGGTACGCCTTCGCCAGCGCCAGCTCCGCATCCGAGACAGCCTCCCTGCCCATCCGCGCGAGCTCCGCCCGGACCATCCCGAGCGCGCGGTCCACGCCGTCGGTGCGGGTCTGGAGGCTCACGGCGAAGGAGACGCCGTAGCGCCCGACGGACAGATGGCTCCCCACCCAGTAGGCGAGCCCGGCCTCGTCGCGCACCTTCGTGTAGAGGCGGGAGGCGGACCCGCCGCCGAGGATGTAGCTTGCGACCCGGAGCGGGTAGTAGTCGGGATGGTCGTGAGGAATGACGGGACGCCCCAGGTAGACCGTCGCCTGCGTCAGCGGGCGGCGGACCGTCGCGGTCTGGATCGGTGGCGCGACGGGGGGTGGCGGCACCCGGGGTGCGGGGTCGCGCGGGTCAGACCACCCGCCGAGGCGGGCGGCGAGCTCGCGCAGGATCTCCTCGCGCCTCACGTCCCCGACCACCGTCACGACCAGCGCGTCCGGTCGGTAGTGGCGCCGGTAGAACCCCACGACGTGGTCGCGCGTCAGCTTGCCGACCGAGACTTCGGTGCCGGCTACCGGATGGCCATAGGCATGCCCCGGATAGAGGAGCGCGTTCAGCGCACGCCCCGCGACGCTCTCCGGGTCGTCCTCCGACCGGCGGATGGCCGCCTGGATCTCCTTGACCCTCCGCGTGAGCTCCGCCTCGGGGAACGACGGCTCGCGCAGGAGCTCGGCCAGCAGGTCGAGGCCGAGAGCGAGGTCCTTTTTCAGCACCGAGAGCGACACCGTGACGCCATCGCGCCCGGCCTCGGCGCCGAGGCTCCCGCCGACAAACTCGATGGCCTCGTCGAGCTGCGGTCCCGTCCGCCGGCTGGTCCCTCGGGTCAGGAGCGCGGCGGTCAGGTTGGCGAGCCCAGGGTGGTCAGGCGGGTCGAAGGCCGACCCCGCCCGCACGTAGGCGCGGGCGACGACGATCGGAATGCCGGGGCGCTCGGAGAGCAGGAGGACGATCCCGTTGGGCAGGACCTCGCGGCGCACGTTCAGCAGCGCGGCCGGGGCCGATGCGGCGAGGAGCACAGGAATCAGGAGCGCTCCCGCGAGGCGTCGCATGAGCCGGGCGCTCAATCCAGCGACTTCCTGAAGCGCAGCACGGCGAGCGTGAAGATGATCGCCCCGAAGGCGAGCAGCGGCAGCACGTTCGGCCAGAGGTAGTCGATCCCGACGCCCTTGAGGACGATGCCCCGGACGATGCGCAGGTAGTAGGTGAGCGGGATGATCGCGGCGAGATACTGGGCGCCGACGGGCATCCCCTCGATAGGGAAGAGGAGGCCCGAGAGGTAGATGGAGGGCAGGAACGTGAGGAAGGAGAGCTGCATGGCCTGGGGAACGGTGCGCGCCGCCGTCGAGACGTAGATCCCGATCCCGAGCGTCCCCCACATGAAGACCAGGGACAGCGTGTAGAGGAGCGGGAGGCTCCCGCGGATCGGCACGTCGAAGACGTAGTGCGCCACGACGAGCGCCATCGTCATCTGCCCGTAGGCCACAAGCAGGTTGGGGATGATCTTCCCGAGCATCAGCTCCCAGCGCCGGATCGGGCTGACGATGAGCGCCTCCAGCGTCCCCTTCTCGCGCTCCCGCACCACCGTGACGGCCATGGCTGTGATCGTGGTCTGCATGAGCAGCGCGCCGATGAGTCCCGGCACGATGAAGATGGCGCTGACCAGGTCGGGGTTGTACCAGGCCCGGACCCGGAAGTCCACCGGCGGCTCGTCCAGCCGGCGGAGGAGCGCCGTTCCCTCGAGGTTCCGCGAAAGGACCTGGATCGATCGCTGGAGCCCGAGTGAGGTCGCGGCGTTGATGGCCGAGGTCGCCACCATGGGATCGGAGGCGTCCACGATCACCTGGATCTCGGCCGCCTGGCGGGCGAGGCGCCTGGCGTAGTCGGGCGGGATCACCACGCCGACCTTGGCGTTTCCCTCGTCGATCAGCCGGGTCAGCTCGCCATGGCTCCGCGCCCAGTGGGTGAGGTCGAAGTACTGGCTGTTGACCAGGGCCTCCAGGAGCGTCCGAGCCTCCACGCTCCCGGACTGGTCGAGGACGACCGTCGGGACGTGCTTGACGTCGGTGTTGATCGCCCAGCCGAAGATGAAGAGCATGACGACCGGAACGAACAGGGCGAGGGTCACCGCGAGCGGATCGCGCCGGAGGTGGATGAACTCCTTGGCGATCATGCCGTAGAGCCGCGACCCCATGCGCTAGATCATCGGAGGGGGCCTCGACGGCCCCCTCCGAAGCCTCCCCCGGAGCTGGCGCGGGCAGAGCCCGCGCTCGAAGGATGCATGAGGACAATGCCACCGCAGCCGTATTTGAGCATCCTGCTAGACCGTCACCGCGCGGAGCTGCTCCCGCAGCCGGGCCTTGCGCTCGACGTCCACGAAGGAGACGAACAGGTCCTCGACGGAGGGCTCGACCGCGTTGGCCCAGACGACGGACACGCCGCGGGTCCGGAGATAGGCGCCCACGTCCTCTGCCGTCCGGTGCTCGTCGGCCAGGATGACCCGCACCCGCGCGCCGACCCGGATCGCCTCCTCCACCGCGTCCCACTCGCGCAGGAGATCCAGGGCGCGCCGGAGGTCCGCTGTCTCGGCCTCGACCACGGGCTTGCGAAAGGTCTCGCTCTTGATCGCCGCCGGGGTCCCCTGGGCGATCAGCTTGCCCTGGTAGATGAAGCCGAGCGTGTCGCAGAGCTCGGCCTCGTCCATGTAGTGCGTGGTGACCACGACGGTGATCCCCTCCTCGACGAGGCGGCGGATCAGCCCCCAGAAGTTCCGCCGCGACACGGGATCGACGCCCGCAGTCGGCTCGTCGAGGAACACCAGGCGGGGGCGGTGAACCATCGAGCAGGCCAGGGCCAGGCGCTGGCGGTAGCCCCCCGAGAGGAACGCCGCCCGCTTCTTCTCCTGCCCTGCGAGGTCGGAGAGGCGGACCATCTGCTCGACCCGGCTGTCGCGCTCGGCCCGCGGCACCATGTACACGCGCGCGTAGAAGGTCAGGTTCTCCTCCGCCGTCAGGTCGTCGTAGAGGGAGAACTTCTGGGACATGTAGCCGATGGCTGACTTCACCCTCTCGGGCTCGGCGATCAGGTCGATGCCGAGGACCGTGCCGCCCCCCTCGGAGGGGGCCAGGATGCCGCAGAGCATCCGGAGGGTCGTCGACTTCCCTGCGCCGTTCGGGCCGAGAAAGCCGTAGAGCTCGCCGCCCCTCACGGCGAGATCGAGGTGGTCGACGGCGGTGAGCTTACCGAACCGCCGCGTCAGCCCCCGGGTCACCACTGCGTGATCATCCACGGAGTGCCCTCACAGGACGATCTCGGCGTCGGCCGGCATACCCGGCTTGAGGATCCCTTCGGGGTTGCTCACCTCGATCTTGATACGGAAGACCAGGTTCACGCGCTCCTTCCGGGTCTGAACATTCTTCGGGGTGAACTCGGCCTCGGAGGCGATCTCGACGATCGTGCCGGAGAACACCCGGTCCCTGAACGCGTCGATCTTGATCCGGGCCGCCTGCCCCACCTTGATCCGGCCGATGTCGGCCTCGGGAACGTAGGCGCGGAGCCAGAGGTCGTTCGGGTCCACGAGGGTCAGGATCGCGACGCCGGGGTTGGCGGTCTCGCCGACCTCCAGGTTCTTCCGCAGCACGACACCGGTGATCGGTGACGCGATCTCGGTTTCCTGCAGGCGGCTCAGCGCGAGGCTCAGCGCGGCCTGGGCCTGCCTCACCTGGGCCCGCGCCGCCTCCACCTGGTGCGGCCGGGGCCCGGCGAGGAGCAGGTTCAGCCGATCCTCGGCGGCCTTGAGCTGGGCGCGCGCCGCCTCCACCTGGTGCGGCCGGGGCCCCGCCAGGACCAGCTCGAGATGCTCCCGCGCAGACCGCTCCTGCGCCACCGCGACGTCGTACGCCTGGCGCGCACGATCGACATCCTGGGCTGCGATCAGCTCCTTCCTGAACAGCTCCTCCGCCCGCTTGAAGTCGCGCTCGGTCCACTCGCGGGTGGCACTGGCGCTCCGGAAGTTTTGCCGCGCCTGCTCGATCTCTTCCCGGCGCGAGCCCGCGAGGAGGTCGTGGAGCTGGGCCCTCGCGCGCTCGACGGTGGCGCGGGCCTCTTCGATCTCCTCCTTCCGCGCCCCGGCCAGGAGGTCCTGAAGCTGGGCCTCGGCGTTCCTGACTGCCGCCTCCTGACGCTGCGCCTCGGCCCGGACCTCCTCGTCGTCCAGCCGGACGAGGAGCCGGCCCCGCGTCACGCGCTCCCCCTCGCGCGTGAGGAGCGCCACGATGCGGCCCGCGTACTTCGGGCTCACCTGGACCTGGGTGGCCTCGATCGTGCCTGTCACGAGAAGGGACGCGAACGGACCGCGCTGGTTCAGGACCCGCGCCGCAAAGGCGCCCGCGACCGCGAGCAGGACAACGCCCAGGCCGATGGCGAGGCCGCGGAGGCGTCGCGGGATCACGGCTGCCTCGGAGCGGGCGTCGCTCCGGGAGGGAGCGGAAGGAGGACCCCGACGTTGCGGCGGTCGTCCGCGAAGTAGCGCCGCGCGACCCGCTTCAGGTCCTCGGCGCCCACGGCGCGGATCCCGGGGACGAAGCCGTCGAGCCGGCGCCAGCCCCCGATCAGCTCGAAACGCGCCAGGAGCGAGGCCCGCCGGTGGATCGAGTCCTGCTGGAACACGAACCCGGCCTCGACCTGGTTCTTGGCGCGGGCGAGCTCCACCTCCGACACCCCCTCGCTCTTGAGCCGCTCCACCTCCTGCATCAGAGCCGCCTCGACCTTGTCAATCGGCTGGCCCGGGAGCGCCGTCGCGTAGAACCAGAAGAGGTTCGGATCGACGGAAAAGTAGGAGTAGTCGCCGCCGGCGTTCAGCGCGAGCTGCTGCTCGTACACGAGCCGCTTGTAGAGGCGGGAGGCGCGGCCTTCGGAGAGGATCACGGAGAGGAGCTCCAGCGCGAAGGCGTCGGGTGAAGCGAAGTTGGGGACCGGATACCCGACGAAGATCACGGGGAGCTGCGCGCTCTTCCTGACCGTGACCCGGCGCTCGCCGTTCTGGGGTGGCTCTGACGCCTTAACGGGCGGCGGGTTCGGGCCACGCGGAATGACGCCGAACTGCCGTTTGATCTTCTCGAGCAGCTCGGGCGCGCTGAAGTCGCCCACGGCGACGATGAGAGCGTTGTTCGGCACGTAGTAGGTCCGGTAGAACGCCCGAACCTCGTCCGGCGCGACCCGCCGCAGGTCCTCCATCCATCCGATGATCGGCCACCCGTACGGGTGCGCCTTGAAGGCGATCGCCGCCAGTTCCTCGCCGAGGAACCCCTCGGGGGCGTCCTCGGTCCGGGTCCGCCGTTCCTCCATCACCACCTGACGCTCGGTCTCGATCGCCTGCGCATCCAGCACGAGGTTCCGCATCCTGTCGGCCTCGAGCGCCAGCACCAGGTCGATCTTGTCGGCCGCGATGGTGACGAAGTAGGCGGTGTGGTCCTGGGTGGTGAAGGCGTTGTCCTGGCCGCCGTTCTGCTCGATCAGGCGTGCGTACATCCCCGGTCCGTACGTCGGCGTCCCCTTGAACATCATGTGCTCGACCAGGTGGGCGAGCCCCGTCGCGCCTGGCAACTCGTTGCGCGAGCCCACACGGTACCAGACCTGGAACGACACGAGCGGGCTGCGGCGATCTTGGAGGAGGAGGATCCGGAGGCCGTTGTCGAGCGTGGTCTCGAGGACGTCGGCGGCGGCCCAGACTGCTCCCGCTCCCGCGAGCAGCGCCAGCACCGTGATCAGGACGCGGAGGAGCGCTTTCACGGACCGATTATACCTGCCGCTCTTCGGCACCAGCAACCGAGCGACCGCTGCGTGGACGGAACGCGGGGCCGGCCACGAGAAGGAGCAGCGCTCCCAGGCCGGCGCCGATGGCGGCGGCGTAGCACGCCAACGCGAAAGACCCTGTGATGTCTTTGATCCAGCCGGTGAGGATCGGCCCGACCACGGCACCGATGAAGACGAGGGTGTTGAGAATGCCAAATGCGGTGCTGAGCAACGAGGGCGGAACACGCTCGCCAAGAATAGCGTAGACAGGCCCCCATGTCCCCCAGAAGAAGAAGCTCGTCACGAGGATGAGGACGACCAGGAGCTCCGGCGAACCTCCCGTCTGCAGGACGAGCCCCACGCCCGCAAAGGCGCCCCCCGCCAGCAGCACCGTGAGGGCAATCACCGCCGTCCGGCTGATCCCGCGCCGGTGGACCCGGTCAGCCAACCATCCCATCACCAAGAGGCCGAACGGCGCCGGGAGCCCTTGAAGGCTCGCGTAGAAGGCCGAGCGTCCGAGCCCCGTCACGCCGATCTCGGCGAACATGAGGGGCGCCCACGTGGCCAGGACGAACTGGATATAGGCCGGCAGGATACCCGCGGCACCGAGGATCCAGACGGCTGGATGGCGGATGACTCCGCGGATCGCCCCCCCACCCCCATCTACCTCGGCAGGCGGTGGCTCAGGAACGAACCGCCAGAGGAGGAATGCGGCCAGGATCGGCGGGACAGCAAACAGCACGAACACTCCGCGCCAGGGCATCAGCTCTCCGAGGGCGCCCGCGAGGAGGAGCCCCAGCGTGGTGCCAAGTCCGGGTCCTGAGAAGGAGACTCCCTGGCCCAGGGCCATCTTCTCTCTGGGCGTGTAGGCCGCGATGATCACCCGGTCGTTGGAGAAGAGACTGCCCTGGCTCAGGCCGGTGAGGAGGCGGGCGAGGAAGAGCATGCGAAAACTCCCGGCGAGACCCGTGAGGACCGACGCCGCCGCGCCCAGGAGGATCCCGCTCAGCAGCACTCGCTTGCGCCCCAGCCGGTCACCGAGGAGACCGGCGGGGAGCTGCATCGCCAAGTAGGCGTAGAAGAAGGCCGTGGCCAGGAGGCCCGCCTTGGTGTACGAGAGCGAGAGCTCCGCCATGATCAGTGGAAGCAGCGGCGAGAGCGCCATCCGGATGAGGTAGTTGGCGACCCAGGCGTAGACGATGAGGGCCCAGACCAGGGGAGGCGCGGGCGGTGGCACGGGTGGCGATGGCATGAGCGGGCTTGATCCCCTGCCGGCCCGGGACTCGGGCGGGCCGAGACCCCCCTCCAGCGCAGGGTAGTGCCATGCTACACGCGGGCGTGGCCGTGAACAAAGCTTTTCCAGGGCGGGCTCCCGGGCCCGTGGGTTGCTTGCTCTACCTGCTCCTCCAACGCTTCCTCGTGACGGGGCTCACCGCCGGCGCCCTCAAGGACTAGCGACGCCCGGCAGCGGCACAGCCCTTGACAGCCTCCGAACCCTCTCCCATAATGCGAGGCGTCCTCGACGTCCGAATGCGGCAAGGTTCCCGCAAGTTCCAAACCGACCGCACGTTGGCCAACCAACACAGGAGGGCGACAGGATGAGACGCTGGTACCTGTTCCTGGTTTTGTGCGTCGTCGCGTTGCTCGTTCCGATCGGCGCCGAGGCCCAGAAGGACACGCTTGTCGTCGCCCTGGTCTCCCACGCGCCGACCCTGGACCCGCACATGCACTTCGAGCGGGTGGGCATCCTGGTCAACATCAACATGTTCGACTCGCTGCTCCACAAGAACACGAAGCTGGAGTACGAGCCCTCGCTGGCCACGTCGTGGAAGGCGCTCTCGGACACGACTTGGGAGTTCAAGCTCCGCACTGGCGTGAAGTTCCACAGCGGCGACACCCTCACCGCCGAGGACGTGAAGTTCTCCTTCGACCGTGTC
This sequence is a window from Candidatus Rokuibacteriota bacterium. Protein-coding genes within it:
- a CDS encoding citrate synthase (catalyzes the formation of citrate from acetyl-CoA and oxaloacetate) encodes the protein MTTVTKAGLEDVVVSTSEICFIDGHQGRLLYRGFDIDDLVAQSTFEEVVYLLWHGALPSRKELDAHRRALTRARRLPPRLIAMLKALPRTTTPMEVLRTGVSALAAFDPDAGDNSREATLRKAVRLTAQMPTVVAAWDRIRRGKPLVAPDPRLNLAANCLYMMFGKKPSDLASKTLDVALILHADHEFNASTFAARVTAATLSDLHSAITSAIGALKGPLHGGANEQVMHMVAQIKTPPRAEVWIRKALADKVRVMGFGHRVYRVEDPRAKHLRRLATELGHQTGDTHYVEILNTVARVVTEEKHIYPNVDLYSGAAYSIMGIRPDQFTPIFAVSRVAGWSAHVLEQHAHNRLIRPRADYTGPTSASYVPIDQR
- a CDS encoding long-chain fatty acid--CoA ligase, producing MNVAQMLERSAFYFADRPALVFRGRRWTYRELDREASALASGLRGLGLKPGERLGLHLPNWPEFVLTYYAAQKTGLVPLSLNVTYKADELAYLCQDGEVAGVVTADPVAGNLPPRASVPSVRHLIRVGSPVGDAVDFAGLRGDPAFRALDLDRDETAAILYTSATTGRPKGVMLTHANVISNAYATVHHLRMTPEDRGLCALPLFHCFGQNFVMNALATAGGTLVVQERFVAEEFLAAIGRERISLLYAVPTMYILLLNAGLAKYDLAPLRLCFSAAAMLPEDVEQRWHETTGHWIHQGYGLTECSPFASYNHETRHKPGSIGTPIENVEMKVVDENGNELPDGELGEIVIKGPNVMKGYFRNPEATAQAVRNGWLHSGDIGYRDPDGYYYVVDRVKDMINVAGFKVFPREVEEILFRHPAVREAAVVGMPDPVRGEAVRTFVVLREGMRADADTVRAFCRDKIASYKVPDAVEFIPALPKSPTGKILKKELRGR
- a CDS encoding thioredoxin family protein, with the protein product MVTKERFRQGMTFQQYLDQMGTNKEKFLQFLQEIKISSEDREAVKKLGGKKLNVVVITEDWCGDALYNFPVLARLVEGLRDVEMRVFLRDQNPDLMDQYLNRGLYRSIPVFAFFDENMNEIARFIERPPKVTEVIEQKMLEVRRALRAEHLEDWRQAVVDEVRGLMNV
- a CDS encoding insulinase family protein — encoded protein: MSARLMRRLAGALLIPVLLAASAPAALLNVRREVLPNGIVLLLSERPGIPIVVARAYVRAGSAFDPPDHPGLANLTAALLTRGTSRRTGPQLDEAIEFVGGSLGAEAGRDGVTVSLSVLKKDLALGLDLLAELLREPSFPEAELTRRVKEIQAAIRRSEDDPESVAGRALNALLYPGHAYGHPVAGTEVSVGKLTRDHVVGFYRRHYRPDALVVTVVGDVRREEILRELAARLGGWSDPRDPAPRVPPPPVAPPIQTATVRRPLTQATVYLGRPVIPHDHPDYYPLRVASYILGGGSASRLYTKVRDEAGLAYWVGSHLSVGRYGVSFAVSLQTRTDGVDRALGMVRAELARMGREAVSDAELALAKAYLIGSLPLRMDTSAELANLLVTVEELGLGLDYPDRFRERVKRVSATDVLRAARLYLDPVTLSSVRVGETAEKP
- a CDS encoding ABC transporter permease, with protein sequence MGSRLYGMIAKEFIHLRRDPLAVTLALFVPVVMLFIFGWAINTDVKHVPTVVLDQSGSVEARTLLEALVNSQYFDLTHWARSHGELTRLIDEGNAKVGVVIPPDYARRLARQAAEIQVIVDASDPMVATSAINAATSLGLQRSIQVLSRNLEGTALLRRLDEPPVDFRVRAWYNPDLVSAIFIVPGLIGALLMQTTITAMAVTVVREREKGTLEALIVSPIRRWELMLGKIIPNLLVAYGQMTMALVVAHYVFDVPIRGSLPLLYTLSLVFMWGTLGIGIYVSTAARTVPQAMQLSFLTFLPSIYLSGLLFPIEGMPVGAQYLAAIIPLTYYLRIVRGIVLKGVGIDYLWPNVLPLLAFGAIIFTLAVLRFRKSLD
- a CDS encoding ABC transporter ATP-binding protein encodes the protein MDDHAVVTRGLTRRFGKLTAVDHLDLAVRGGELYGFLGPNGAGKSTTLRMLCGILAPSEGGGTVLGIDLIAEPERVKSAIGYMSQKFSLYDDLTAEENLTFYARVYMVPRAERDSRVEQMVRLSDLAGQEKKRAAFLSGGYRQRLALACSMVHRPRLVFLDEPTAGVDPVSRRNFWGLIRRLVEEGITVVVTTHYMDEAELCDTLGFIYQGKLIAQGTPAAIKSETFRKPVVEAETADLRRALDLLREWDAVEEAIRVGARVRVILADEHRTAEDVGAYLRTRGVSVVWANAVEPSVEDLFVSFVDVERKARLREQLRAVTV
- a CDS encoding efflux RND transporter periplasmic adaptor subunit, producing MIPRRLRGLAIGLGVVLLAVAGAFAARVLNQRGPFASLLVTGTIEATQVQVSPKYAGRIVALLTREGERVTRGRLLVRLDDEEVRAEAQRQEAAVRNAEAQLQDLLAGARKEEIEEARATVERARAQLHDLLAGSRREEIEQARQNFRSASATREWTERDFKRAEELFRKELIAAQDVDRARQAYDVAVAQERSAREHLELVLAGPRPHQVEAARAQLKAAEDRLNLLLAGPRPHQVEAARAQVRQAQAALSLALSRLQETEIASPITGVVLRKNLEVGETANPGVAILTLVDPNDLWLRAYVPEADIGRIKVGQAARIKIDAFRDRVFSGTIVEIASEAEFTPKNVQTRKERVNLVFRIKIEVSNPEGILKPGMPADAEIVL